The sequence CGACCGGCGGATGGACAAGGGCTACGTGGTCGCCACGCTCGCGGGAGCGCACGGGCCGGAGGTCGTGTCGCTGCACCTGGATCCGTTCTCCGCGGCGGTGCGGCGACGGCAGGTGAACCAGCTCATCCACGCCCTGCGCCAGCGGCCGGAGCGGCACCGCGTGGTGATGGGTGACTTCAACGCGGAGGATGCGGACGGCCCCGTGGACCGCCTGTGCGCGGAGCTGGGGCTGCACACGCCGGCGGACCGCGAGCCCACCTACCCTGTTCCGGAGGCACGCCAGCGATTGGACGGCGTGCTCATCTCCCACGCCCTGCGCTTCACGCGCTACGCGCGCCTGCCCGACACCGTCTCCGACCACCACGCCGTGGTGGCCGAGCTGACGCTTCAGCCGAGCACGGCGACGAGCTGACGGCACTGCGCGAGCAGCGTGCCGTCCCGGGTCCAGAGCCGCTGCGTCTCCTCCGTGTAGCCATCCGCGGCGTGGCGCGAGCGGCCGGTGCGCAGGTAGTGCGCGTCCGGCGCGATGCCCTTCACCGGGAACGTCTGGAAGAACTGCACGCTGAAGTCCACCGACGCCGCCGCGCGGAAGCCGTCCATCCGCGACAGCACGGACGGCGGATACGCGTCCATCAATCCCACGCACAGCGCCGTGTCCAGCGCCGTGGGGACGCGAGGCCGCAGCCAGCCGCCCACCTCCGCCTCGGGCCCGCCCGAGTACGGCGGCGAGCCCACGCAGTAGCGGTACTCGAAGAAGCGGCAGAAGTCCGGCATGGGCGTGTCCTCGGGGACGGGCCCGATCGTCTCCGGCGCGGGAACCTCCGGCATGACGAAGTCCATGTACTCGGGGGCTCCGCCGCGAGCGGCACCGAAGGTCGCCGTGGCGACGGCCACCACCGCGCCGCCGCTCTCCACCCGCGCGGTGGCGTGGGTGACGAACTTGCCGGCGCGCTCGATGCGCGTGTGCAGGTCCGCCACGCCCTCGGCCGCGGGCGAGCAGAAGTGCACGGTGAACGAGCGCACCGCCCGCTGCGCGTCGTTCAGGTGGTGCTCCAGCGCGCGCAGCACCTGCCCCGCCACCACGCCGCCGTACGCGCCCCGGCCCTGATACCAGGCCGCCTCGTAGCGCGAGCGGTAGTGTCCGGGTTCCAGCGGTTCAACGACGGTGGCGGCGAGGAAGGGCGAAGTCATGATGCGCCGCATCCTAGACCTCCCGGCGGAGATGTCCCGGGGAGATGCGGGGCCCTGGCGCTACTCGAGGACCAGCTCGCGCAGCGTGGTGGCCTGCTTGAGGGGCACCCAGTTGAAGACGCCCCTGCTCAACCGGGGGTACAGGCTCCCGGGCTCGGCCAGATAGAGGGAGCTGAAGACGGTAGCGCCAGGACGCTGCTCCGTGGTGGAGACGAGCGTCTCCTGCCCCTTCCCATCGCTGTCGGAGAACACGACCGTGACCGCCGCCAGCGCCGAGGGCGGCTCCACGTCACCGTCATGGACGGTGACGCCCTCGCGCGGCTTGGGAACCCACCCGCTCACGGGAAGGTCCACCTCGAACCGGCCGGGCGCGGTCCACCGGAGCGCGGGGAGCGCCTTGCTCTTGCGGCCGGGAGGCTGGAACCACGTGGCGACGGGCTTGCCCTCCGCGGTGCGCGCCACGCCCAGTTGCACCGCGCGCGTGGACTCCCCGTTCGGTTCGCTCCACCACAGCTCCAGGTGATCCGCGGCGAGGATGGCCTTCGCGCTGGCATCCGTGGCGGGCACGGGCTGGTCGTCCTGGAGCGTCGCGATGAGCGTCACCGTGCTGTCCTTGCGCAGCCACTGCGCCTTCAGGCCCGCGTCCGCGTCGCCGCTCCAGTTCTTCTTCCCCCAGCTCACCCAGACCGGCGCGGCCGGCGCGGGCGCTTGCGTCCCGGAGGCGAGCATCGCGGCGGACCGGGCCGGGACAGGGTCCTCGGTCTGCGCTTCCGAGTACTCGTAGGACGAAAGTTCCGTCCGTTGGGAGATCAGATCCATCCACCACGCGTGGTACCGGTCACCGGTCTCGCCGCCCACCAGCAGCGGGCCCTTCCTGTCGAACCGCAGGGACACCGCCCCCGCGTAGCCCGTCAGACCATTGCCCCCGAGGTGGAGGCTGCCCGGCCGGTCCTTCGGCTTCGATGACGGCGCGCTGGGACACCCGACGTAGGCAATCGGGCCCAGCCCGTCGCCGCGCATGGCGAAGCGCTCCCCGGTGGCCAGCCCCACCAGGATGACGGGGGGCGTGGTGCCGGGCCCTTCCGGCGCCTTGAAGTCGTAACAGGCGACGTCGTCCTCCTGGCCGTCCCCATCCAGGTCCTGTTGGAAGCGCTCGCGGACCTCCGGCTTCTCCGCCTTCACGCGCGCATCGAACCAGGCGCCAAAGGGCTGGGGAGCCGGAGTGGCCGTGACGAGGAGACCGAGCAGCGCGAACCCAGGGAACGTGTGCATGAGGGACCGTGGCTCAGCCCTGGTAGGACTCGTCCTGCTCGATGCGGCTGAGCACCCAGTCGAACTCGCCGGACGTCACCCGTGCCTGGCAGTGGGTGCAGTGGCCGGCCATGTTGATGGACAGCGGGGCGCCGCACGACGGGCACTGCTTCTGCGTGGAGGGCTTGCCGTGCACGCCCCGGCCGCGGATGAGCGTCCAGTACTCGCTGTAGGCGCGCTCGCGGTTACGGCTGCCGCCCACGACCTGCCCGTCTCCGTCCCGCACCGTGTAGTCCAGGCTGACGGCGTACACGCGCAGGGTGACGGCGTCGAAGTACGCATCCCGCGTCACGCGCGCGAGCACCATGTTGGTGATGCGCGCGTTCTCCGTGATGTTGCGCAGGCCCGCCTGGCGGTAGGCGTTGATCCAGTACAGCTGCGTCTGGAAGAGGTTGTCGCTGAGGAAGGGGCGCATGCCCTGCCACTCGCGCTTCGCCCACGCCGTCTGCATCTCGTGGAAGATGAACTCCAGGCGCTTGCGCAGCGCCAGCGGCGTCGCTTCCGGGTCGTCGTGCAGGAGCGCGTTCAACCGCTCCTGCGCGCGCGAGTCCTTCACGGTGGGCAGCTCCGTGCCCTGCTCCTCCGTGGTGCCGGTGAGCTGGGGACCGCGCCGCTCGCGCTCCTGCGACACCACGCGCGTCACCACCCAGTCGAACTCGCCGGTGTTCACCACCGTGTCGCAGTACGAGCACTTGTGGCCCTGCACGGACTCCAGCGGCGCGCCGCAGTTGGGGCACTTGAAGGCGCGCACGTCCTCGGGCGCCCGGGACTTCGCGGACGCGGCGCGCTCCAGCCGCCACTCCTCCGCGACGTACCAGCTCTGCTCGGAGCCGGAGGCCTCCGTGTAGTTGGCCTCGAAGCGCAGCACGACGTGGACGCGCCGGCTGTTCGGACCCACGCCCTTCACGTCCTCGTACGTGACGGCGCCCACCACCACGGCCTTCACCGTGTCCGGCGTGCCCAGCGCGCGCAGCGACGCGATGGCCTCGTCGGACAGCCAGCCGCCCAGCGTGTCCAGGCGGTCGCCGCCGCGCGCCTCGTGCACGCGGGCGAAGAGCGAGTAGACGAAGTCCTCGAAGAGGACGATGGAGAACTCCGGGTCCAACGGCTGCATCGACCCGTCCGACCCCTTGGGCCCGATGCGGGCCAGGCCCGCGAGCTTCGTGCGCAGCGAGCCCTGGCGCTGGGGCGGCGGCGGGGCTTGCGGCGCCAGGGTGCTCCAGTCCTTCTGCTCCGAGCCCTTGTTCACGCTCATGAGCACGAGCACGCCCACGCCCACGACGACGAGGAGCAGGCAGAAGCCGCCGAACTGCCCTTCACTCACCTCCGGGCCGTAGTACGTCCCGCCGCCGGAACCGGTGGAGCGGCTGCCGGAGCTGTACGAGGACCGGCTGCTGCTGGAGCCGAAGGAGGAGGACGACGAGCTGCGGCTGGAGGAGCTGCGGCTGCTGCTCGAAGAACTGCGGCTGCCCGAGGAGCTGCGGCTGCTGCTCGAAGAACTGCGGCTGGAGCCGCGGTAGGTGCTGCCACCGCCGGGGCGCGCTTCCGCTTCGGGGAGCGAGGCGACGCTCAGTCCCAGGAACAGCGCGACGCCGAGGAGCAGGAGGACGGAGCGGGAGCGCCTCACGCCACGGCTCCGGGCATGTCCGGCAGTTCGTTCACGTCATCCTCCAGGCGGGGCAGCGCGCGCGACAGCGGTGCCTGGAGGCGGCGCAGGGCCTGGAAGAAGGGCTCGGGCTCGGTGGACGTGGCCACCGCGGCGGACAGCTGCGTGAGCGCGTCCTGCCACTCCGCGCCCATGAGCGAGGGGTCCACGCCGTAGTCGGTGACGACCTCCACGCGGCGCTCCAGGACGGAGACGAACACCAGGATGCCGGTGCGGCGCGACGTGTGAGACACGCCCAGCTCCGTGAAGGCGGCGCGCGCGGCGGTGCGCACCGCGGCTTCCTGACGTTTGCGCGAGGTGAGCGAGCGGCGCAGCGACGGCAGCGCGCGGCCCAGGAGCACGCCGCCGAAGTAGGACAGCGCCACCACGGGCGGGAAGGCGAGGAGGTGGATGTCCTGCGGGATGAACAGCAGGACCATCAGGTTGACGTAGGCGACGCACGCGCCCAGCCACGCATCGGTGTGGGCGTAGTCGCCGGACGCGCGGCGCACGGCCACGACGACCTCGGCGGCCGTCTGGGATTCAATGGCCGCGACGGCTTCCGCGGCCTGGGTGCGTGCGGCGTCTTCGAGGAGGGTCTTGGCCATCGTGGGCGGGCACTATAGCCAACCCACCGGCGACCCGTTTCTACGAGGGCAGCTCCCAGTCGATGGTGCGCTGGCCGTGCTTCTTCAGCGCGGCGTTGGTGGTGCTGTAGGGCTTGCTCCCGAAGAACCCCTTGCTGGCGGACAGCGGCGAGGGGTGCACGCCCTCCAGGATGATGTGGCGGTCGCCGTCGATGAGGGCCTTCTTCTTCTGCGCGGGCTTGCCCCAGAGCAGGAAGACGACGGCGTCTTCCTTGGCGCTGACGGCGCGGATGACGGCGTCGGTGAAGGGCTCCCAGCCGTGCTTCGCGTGGCTGTTGGGCGAGGCCTGGCGCACGGTGAGCACGGTGTTGAGCAGGAGCACGCCCTGCTTCGCCCACGGGATGAGCGACCCGTCGCGCGGCTTCGGCGCGCCCACGTCGCTCTGGAGCTCCTTGAACATGTTCACGAGCGAGGGCGGAGGCGGCACGCCGGGCTGCACGGAGAAGGCGAGGCCGTGGGCCTGTCCCGGGCCGTGGTAGGGGTCCTGGCCGAGCAGCAGCACGCGCACGTCCGCGTAGGGCGTGAGGCGGAACGCGGAGAACAGGTCCGCCTCCGACGGGAACACGGTGTGCTCCTTGCGTTCCTGCTTCAGGAACTTCTCCAGCTCCTTGAACGACGGCGCGTTGATGGCGTCATGCAGCACCTGCTTCCAGTCCTCGGGCAACCCGTCCGCCAGGCTCATTGCGACCCTCCGTGGGGGCAACACCCTAGACCAGAGCGCGCGTCCTGAGGCGGCCCGCCACACCGGAAAGCGAGCAGGCAGTCAGGGCGGGAGCTTGGGGCCCGGGCCGGGGCGCGCTAGCCTCGCGCCCGCCATGACGATGTACACCGAGTCACTCCGCGCCTTCCTCAAGCCCGTCCTGCCCTACCTGGACGACGAGTCGGTGTCGGAAATCATGATCAACGGCCCCACCGACGTGTGGATCGAACGCAAGGGCCGGCTGATCAAGACGGATGCCTCCTTCTCCGAAGAAGGCCTGATTGGCGCCGCGCGCAACATGGCCCAGTTCGTGGGCCGTCCCCTCTCCGAGGAGCGCCCCCGCCTGGACGCGCGCCTGCCCGACGGCAGCCGCATCCACGTGGTGATTCCGCCCATCGCG comes from Corallococcus macrosporus and encodes:
- a CDS encoding endonuclease/exonuclease/phosphatase family protein, with the protein product MRLKVLTLNVAHGAPFAMPMPFLRRRSALLGTLDRVAALLSREAADVVALQEADRSSLFSGRVDQVARIAEQAGYPHVHHGVHSGVPGLFAQGTALLCRHPLESRHTAHFGRDRRMDKGYVVATLAGAHGPEVVSLHLDPFSAAVRRRQVNQLIHALRQRPERHRVVMGDFNAEDADGPVDRLCAELGLHTPADREPTYPVPEARQRLDGVLISHALRFTRYARLPDTVSDHHAVVAELTLQPSTATS
- a CDS encoding acyl-CoA thioesterase produces the protein MTSPFLAATVVEPLEPGHYRSRYEAAWYQGRGAYGGVVAGQVLRALEHHLNDAQRAVRSFTVHFCSPAAEGVADLHTRIERAGKFVTHATARVESGGAVVAVATATFGAARGGAPEYMDFVMPEVPAPETIGPVPEDTPMPDFCRFFEYRYCVGSPPYSGGPEAEVGGWLRPRVPTALDTALCVGLMDAYPPSVLSRMDGFRAAASVDFSVQFFQTFPVKGIAPDAHYLRTGRSRHAADGYTEETQRLWTRDGTLLAQCRQLVAVLG
- a CDS encoding TIM44-like domain-containing protein, with translation MSEGQFGGFCLLLVVVGVGVLVLMSVNKGSEQKDWSTLAPQAPPPPQRQGSLRTKLAGLARIGPKGSDGSMQPLDPEFSIVLFEDFVYSLFARVHEARGGDRLDTLGGWLSDEAIASLRALGTPDTVKAVVVGAVTYEDVKGVGPNSRRVHVVLRFEANYTEASGSEQSWYVAEEWRLERAASAKSRAPEDVRAFKCPNCGAPLESVQGHKCSYCDTVVNTGEFDWVVTRVVSQERERRGPQLTGTTEEQGTELPTVKDSRAQERLNALLHDDPEATPLALRKRLEFIFHEMQTAWAKREWQGMRPFLSDNLFQTQLYWINAYRQAGLRNITENARITNMVLARVTRDAYFDAVTLRVYAVSLDYTVRDGDGQVVGGSRNRERAYSEYWTLIRGRGVHGKPSTQKQCPSCGAPLSINMAGHCTHCQARVTSGEFDWVLSRIEQDESYQG
- a CDS encoding uracil-DNA glycosylase, which encodes MSLADGLPEDWKQVLHDAINAPSFKELEKFLKQERKEHTVFPSEADLFSAFRLTPYADVRVLLLGQDPYHGPGQAHGLAFSVQPGVPPPPSLVNMFKELQSDVGAPKPRDGSLIPWAKQGVLLLNTVLTVRQASPNSHAKHGWEPFTDAVIRAVSAKEDAVVFLLWGKPAQKKKALIDGDRHIILEGVHPSPLSASKGFFGSKPYSTTNAALKKHGQRTIDWELPS